In Silurus meridionalis isolate SWU-2019-XX chromosome 29, ASM1480568v1, whole genome shotgun sequence, one DNA window encodes the following:
- the tomm40l gene encoding mitochondrial import receptor subunit TOM40B has protein sequence MGNVLAASSPSPPPPVQAGPGLVSVPAGFTMPSVSPISSGSSGQQESEAALPNPGAFEEFHRKCKEVFPMQMEGVRLTVNKGLSSFFQVNHTIMLSTLGESSYRFGTTYVGTKQTGPGEAFPVLVGDLDNTGSLNAQIIHQINGRMRSKLAFQTQQQKFVNWQGDAEFKGEDFTATVTLGNPDMVVGSGIVVAHYLQSITPSLALGGELVYHRRPGEEGTVMSLAGRYTGSNFIATLTLGGAGAHASYYHKANEQLQIGVEFETSARMQETNVSFGYQLDIPKANLLFKGSIDSNWVVGATLEKKLLPLPLSLALCSFLNHHKNKFQCGFGVTIG, from the exons ATGGGTAATGTGTTGGCTGCCAGTTCTCCCAGTCCACCTCCACCAGTGCAAGCTGGGCCAGGGTTGGTCTCTGTACCTGCAGGCTTCACCATGCCGTCCGTCTCCCCCATCTCTTCCGGTTCCTCTGGTCAGCAGGAGAGCGAGGCAGCACTCCCCAACCCTGGCGCTTTTGAGGAGTTCCATAGAAAATGCAAAG AGGTGTTTCCCATGCAGATGGAGGGAGTTCGGTTAACAGTCAACAAGGGCCTCAGCAGCTTTTTCCAG GTCAATCACACCATCATGCTAAGCACCCTGGGAGAGTCCAGTTACAGATTTGGTACTACATATGTGGGGACCAAGCAGACCGGACCTGGAGAG GCATTTCCAGTTCTGGTGGGTGACCTGGACAACACTGGCAGCTTAAATGCACAGATtattcaccaaatcaatggccGAATGCGCTCCAAACTTGCCTTCCAG ACACAGCAACAAAAGTTTGTCAACTGGCAAGGAGATGCTGAGTTTAAAGGAGAGGATTTCACTGCTACAGTAACTTTAGGAAACCCAGACATGGTGGTAGGATCAG GCATTGTTGTAGCTCACTATCTCCAGTCAATTACTCCGTCCTTGGCATTGGGAGGAGAACTGGTGTACCACCGCCGGCCTGGTGAAGAGGGAACGGTAATGTCTTTGGCAGGAAGATATACAG GTTCTAATTTTATTGCCACACTGACCCTTGGAGGCGCCGGTGCACACGCATCATATTATCACAAAGCTAACGAGCAG TTGCAGATCGGCGTGGAGTTTGAAACCAGCGCTCGCATGCAGGAAACGAATGTATCGTTCGGTTACCAGCTGGACATCCCCAAGGCCAATCTGCTTTTTAAAG GTTCTATTGACAGTAACTGGGTAGTTGGGGCAACACTGGAAAAAAAGCTGCTGCCTCTTCCCCTGTCTTTGGCGCTTTGTTCTTTCCTTAACCATCATAAAAACAAGTTCCAGTGTGGGTTTGGCGTGACCATCGGTTGA